The Thermodesulfovibrionales bacterium DNA window TCCCTCGACTGCTTCGAATATCTCGAAAGACTTTTGAAGCTCCTTATCCACCCCGAGGAGATCGCGTGCATCATCATCGAGCCTGTCCTCGGAGAAGGCGGGTATGTGGTCCCTCCAGAAGAGTTTCTCAGGAACCTCAGGGCCCTCTGTGACAGATGGGGGATCCTCCTCATCCTCGATGAGGTCCAGTCAGGGATTGGGAGGACCGGAAGGTGGTTTGCCGCCGAGCACTTCGGAGTTGCTCCTGATATCATGACGATTGCCAAAGGGATCGCTTCCGGCATGCCCTTAAGTGCGGTGGCCTCGAGAAGAAAGATTATGTCAACATGGCCAGCCGGCGCCCACGGAACAACCTTCGGCGGAAATCCTGTCTCCTGTGCCGCTTCCATTGCTACGCTCGAGGTCATCGAAAGAGAGGGCCTTCTTGAAAACGCCGAAAATGTGGGGAGATATGCGCTGGAACGATTGAAGACCATGAAAGAAACGTATCCCTGCATAGGAGACGTGAGGGGGCTCGGGCTCATGATCGGCATAGAGTTTGTGAAAGAGGACGGCAGCCCATTCACCGAAGGACTGAAGAAGGTTATCGATTACTGTCTGGGGAAGGGATTGATCCTGATAGAATGCGGAGTGGACAAGAACATCATAAGATTGGCACCTCCCTTGATCATTAAGGAGGAGGAGATGGAGAAAGGGCTTGATATCTTGAAAGAGGCGATGAAGATGGAGATGAAGAGGCAGAGGAAGAAGAGAGGCTAAGGTCTCCTGTTCTCAACCTCAGTCTCTTAACCTTAGTATGAAGTACAACTGTCAGGCAGGCACGGATCGAAGCCTTGTACATGCGATGAAGTTCCGATAGCGAGATACTTGGGGGACTTCACCGAGAGTGACCTCCCGCATTGAGCATACAGCGGTAGTCGGCGACCATCAACGGTATCGCAATACAAGGCTTCTCACCATGCCTGTCTGCCCGAAAAAGATAGCTCCGTGCAACGGGAAGTAAACTTCGGGGTCGACGTCCGACCCCTGAGAGGAGACCGATGAATAATCTCGGTTAAAGGCAGGGGAGATGAAAAAAGAACGGGTTATCATCATGGGTGCGGGGGGAAGGGATTTCCATAATTTCAATTCCTTTTTCCGGGACAAGGAGTCATATGAGGTGGTGGCCTTTACCGCTGCACAGATCCCCTTCATCGAAAACAGGACCTATCCTCATGAACTCGCGGGAGCACGTTATCCGAGGGGCATCCCCATTTATCCGGAAGAAATCCTCGATACCCTTATCAGGGAACATGGGGCAACAACAGCCGTCTTTTCATACAGCGATGTCTCCTACGATGAAGTCATGCATCGGGCATCGAGGGCACTCTCTCGTGGTGCTGACTTTCTCCTCCTCAGTCCTGAAAAGACGATGCTCGAATCAAAGGTGCCGGTCATCTCTGTCTGCGCAGTGAGGACCGGCTGCGGCAAGTCTGTCATCACAAAGAAGCTCGCAGGCCTCTTCAAGGAAAAGGGGATCAACGTCTCCGTGCTGCGACATCCCATGGCCTACTGCGATTTTGTCCCGACAAAAAAGTTCTCTGCAAGAGAGGATATCGACCGGCGGACCTGCACCATCGAAGAGAGGGAAGAGTTTGAGCCTCTCGTCGAGAAGGGTATCACCGTGTACGCCGGCATTGACTACAGAAGGGTCCTTGATGAGGCAGAAAAAGACTCCCGGGTCATCATATGGGACGGCGGGAACAATGACGTTCCTTTCATATCTCCTGACTTTGAGATCGTGCTCCTCGATGCATTGAGGCCGGGCCATGAAAGGCTCTTTTATCCCGGCGAGGTAAACCTCAGAAGGGGTAACCTCCTCATCATAACAAAAGTGAATGAAGCAAAGAAGGTTGATCTTGAACAGATACGAAGCGCTGTCATGAAGGAAAATCCAGATGCCGGAGTCCTTGAAGCGCCGTCGGTCTTTACCCTCAGTGACTACCGTCTGGTACAGAATAGAGAGGCCCTTGTTATTGAGGACGGGCCGACCATCACCCACGGAGGCATGCCTTATGGAGCGGGAGTATCGTCATCAAGAGAATGGGTATCTGGGTTTATTGATCCCCGGCCCTATGCTGTCGGTTCGATCAGAGAGACCTATGCCAGGTATCCCCACATAGGCCCCGTACTCCCTGCAATGGGGTATTCAGAAAGGCAGATAAGGGAGCTTGAAGAGACGATCGCCAGGGTCCCTTCCGCTGTTGTCATCATAGCGACCCCCGTTGATTTGCGGAGGTTCATGACGATAGAGAAACCGACGGTGAGGGTCTTTTATGATTTTGATATCAATTTGAACGGCGTGGTGGAGTCTTTCGTCAAAGAT harbors:
- a CDS encoding aspartate aminotransferase family protein, whose product is MKDDLMGRAKKVLTPALRIHTDFVVRRARGVYVEDETGKKYMDFSSGLATTNIGHNHPQVVEAIKRQADALIHSGCIFYYEPLTVLPEMLRRVTPQGIDMFFFGNSGAEAVEGSLKLARFFTGRQGIIAFTGSFHGRTFGAMSLTTSSIRYRRQYQPFVPSIYHSPYPYCYRCFFGQRRETCSLDCFEYLERLLKLLIHPEEIACIIIEPVLGEGGYVVPPEEFLRNLRALCDRWGILLILDEVQSGIGRTGRWFAAEHFGVAPDIMTIAKGIASGMPLSAVASRRKIMSTWPAGAHGTTFGGNPVSCAASIATLEVIEREGLLENAENVGRYALERLKTMKETYPCIGDVRGLGLMIGIEFVKEDGSPFTEGLKKVIDYCLGKGLILIECGVDKNIIRLAPPLIIKEEEMEKGLDILKEAMKMEMKRQRKKRG